The following proteins are encoded in a genomic region of Lytechinus variegatus isolate NC3 chromosome 7, Lvar_3.0, whole genome shotgun sequence:
- the LOC121418735 gene encoding putative E3 ubiquitin-protein ligase UBR7 — MENEDQDVVSMVDVLQQDNELEEEAAAVLGDSDDKCCTYPMGYVSRQALYACLTCRGNQDFLAGICLACSYECHEGHEFVELYTKRNFRCDCGNSKFPNLTCKLFKIKQPVNAENQYNHNFIGAYCTCKRPYPDPDDSIEDEMIQCVVCEDWLHGRHLGCASVPDSDGYQEMVCEACMDRCNFLWNYNLHSVETKVVKDETSSNIDVTTMEEKEPSLIEATGGPSVNNHSVETKEVASTSCDSVTMNNEAQTEGTDPQISIDAETSGVASSNNVSSGVERKGDLSSISSITAVPGSDGVSSSTDSMKTPEQDSGAGDATRTDTCLESSIASSGNDSDAVKVESSASTPTTLPSAAKDEVSTSETASSSSNCTTLLTPSEREVHTEENVEVSKQDTAEEDKNLKTDDCRLKQLRNRTIERNKGAVFWPMGWRTKLCSCPECKAMYERLNVSFLQDPTDSVAAYEERGKGKHKRSQYDQGMEALSNMDRVQQGEMMHGYRDMKSALSDFLRSFAEQGKVVTASDIQEFYESLNRKRQRVGSATSMQYMCR, encoded by the exons ATGGAGAACGAAGATCAAGACGTAGTTTCTATGGTTGATGTATTGCAGCAAGATAATGAACTTGAAGAAGAAGCTGCAGCAGTTCTTGGCGATAGTGATGATAAATGTTGCACATACCCGATG GGTTATGTGAGCAGGCAAGCACTCTATGCTTGCTTGACATGCAGAGGCAATCAAGATTTCCTGGCTGGCATCTGTTTAGCTTGCAGCTATGAATGCCATGAAGGTCATGAATTTGTGGAGTTATACACAAAGAG GAACTTCCGTTGTGACTGTGGGAATTCAAAGTTTCCCAACTTGACGTGCAAGCTTTTCAAA atTAAACAGCCAGTGAATGCAGAAAACCAATACAATCACAATTTCATTGGTGCCTATTGCACGTGCAAGAGACCCTACCCTGATCCTGATGATTCA ATTGAGGATGAGATGATCCAGTGTGTGGTTTGTGAAGATTGGCTTCATGGGAGG CATCTTGGCTGTGCCAGTGTACCAGACAGTGATGGCTACCAAGAAATGGTGTGTGAGGCATGCATGGACAGATGTAACTTTCTCTGGAACTATAATCTCCACAGTGTAG AAACAAAAGTTGTCAAAGATGAAACCTCTTCTAACATTGATGTGACCACTATGGAAGAGAAGGAACCTAGTTTGATTGAAGCGACAGGTGGTCCATCTGTTAATAACCATTCAGTGGAAACCAAGGAGGTAGCCTCAACATCTTGTGATAGTGTGACCATGAACAATGAAGCACAGACGGAAGGAACCGATCCCCAGATATCAATAGATGCAGAGACATCTGGTGTAGCTTCTTCTAACAACGTGTCATCAGGAGTGGAAAGGAAAGGGGATTTGTCAAGCATTTCGTCCATTACAGCAGTTCCTGGATCAGATGGTGTATCATCTTCGACAGACTCCATGAAGACTCCTGAACAGGATTCTGGTGCAGGAGATGCTACAAGGACTGATACCTGCCTGGAAAGCAGTATAGCAAGCAGTGGTAATGATAGTGATGCCGTTAAAGTGGAATCATCAGCTTCAACACCTACAACTCTGCCATCAGCTGCAAAGGATGAAGTCTCAACATCCGAGACTGCTTCATCATCTTCAAATTGTACAACGTTGCTGACTCCTAGTGAAAGAGAAGTTCATACGGAAGAAAATGTTGAGGTTTCCAAACAAGATACTGCAGAGGAAGACAAGAACTTGAAAACTGATGATTGCAGACTTAAGCAACTTAGAAACAGAacaattgaaagaaataaaggtgCTGTTTTCTGGCCAATGGGGTGGAGAACCAAGCTTTGTTCCTGTCCAGAATGCAAG GCAATGTATGAGAGACTGAACGTGAGTTTCTTGCAAGACCCAACTGATTCTGTAGCGGCATATGAAGAGAGGGGGAAAGGCAAACATAAAAGGTCCCAATACGATCAAGGGATGGAAGCACTTTCTAACATGGACCGTGTCCAGCAAGGCGAGATGATGCATG GCTACCGTGATATGAAGTCAGCCCTTAGTGATTTTCTACGTAGCTTTGCTGAACAAGGAAAG GTGGTGACAGCCAGTGATATCCAGGAGTTCTATGAAAGTCTGAACAGAAAAAGACAGAGAGTAGGATCAGCAACGAGCATGCAGTACATGTGTCGctga